One Peribacillus simplex NBRC 15720 = DSM 1321 genomic region harbors:
- a CDS encoding 2-keto-3-deoxygluconate permease produces the protein MRIKATLDRIPGGMMVVPLLLAATINTLFPSLLRIGGFTEALFVNSSSALIALFLLIAGTQINLRTAGTSVKKGVTLLTYKWVLGALVGLLGFWLADSNGLFLGMAPLAIIAAMTNSNGGLYIALAGQYGKEEDKAAYPFLALSDGPFLTMVALAIFGTMGFADGMFSPTSFIAVLLPLLVGVVLGNLDSEMKDFLSKGSDKLVPFFAFSLGMGINFTAIIQGGLSGVLLGVITVLLTGGGGYLIFKWIGWNPIVGASEGSTAGNAVGTPVAIVAANASFGIHAELATVQIAASVVTTAILLPIFIGFLSKHLDKKGGVAKYNN, from the coding sequence ATGAGAATTAAAGCAACGCTTGATCGTATCCCAGGGGGGATGATGGTTGTTCCGCTATTGCTGGCAGCCACTATCAATACATTATTTCCTAGTCTATTAAGGATTGGCGGTTTTACGGAAGCACTGTTCGTGAACAGTTCAAGTGCTTTGATAGCATTATTCCTTTTAATTGCCGGAACGCAAATCAATCTTCGTACAGCAGGCACTTCGGTGAAAAAGGGCGTTACACTTTTAACATATAAGTGGGTGTTAGGAGCACTGGTCGGCCTACTTGGATTCTGGCTGGCCGATAGTAACGGATTGTTTTTAGGAATGGCACCATTGGCAATTATTGCTGCCATGACAAATTCCAATGGCGGGCTTTATATTGCATTAGCCGGTCAGTATGGAAAGGAAGAAGACAAGGCCGCTTACCCATTTCTCGCTTTAAGTGACGGTCCATTCTTAACAATGGTAGCGCTTGCTATTTTCGGGACAATGGGCTTCGCTGATGGCATGTTCTCTCCAACTTCGTTCATTGCCGTATTGCTTCCGCTGCTAGTCGGGGTGGTATTAGGGAATTTAGATTCCGAGATGAAAGATTTTCTTTCTAAAGGAAGCGATAAGCTTGTTCCGTTCTTTGCTTTTTCATTAGGAATGGGGATTAATTTCACAGCGATAATCCAAGGGGGATTAAGTGGGGTATTACTTGGTGTGATTACAGTTCTCCTAACTGGTGGAGGAGGGTATCTGATCTTTAAATGGATAGGATGGAACCCGATTGTCGGTGCTTCTGAAGGTTCCACTGCGGGTAACGCTGTCGGGACTCCGGTGGCTATCGTGGCAGCGAATGCTTCATTCGGAATCCATGCAGAGCTTGCTACTGTACAAATTGCAGCAAGTGTTGTGACAACAGCTATCCTTCTCCCGATATTCATCGGCTTCCTATCCAAGCACTTGGATAAGAAGGGTGGAGTGGCTAAATACAATAATTAG
- a CDS encoding RDD family protein, which yields MTERNENNEQIASSNLMADPGVPVQQQEFTPAKKAVADDEVKKVHFAGFWMRFWAYLADLLVIGSLNRILIHPIFKFYEGTDDLWFSAEGFLTGVVFFLYFVLMTKFLNQTLGKMIFGLKVVALKDEKKNISWGTILFRELIGRYISKVTWIGYLLAGLLPKKQALHDVFADTGVVLIRR from the coding sequence ATGACGGAACGAAATGAAAACAATGAACAAATCGCTTCATCCAATCTAATGGCAGATCCAGGGGTTCCCGTTCAGCAGCAGGAATTTACACCAGCCAAGAAGGCCGTGGCGGATGACGAAGTCAAGAAAGTACATTTTGCTGGTTTTTGGATGAGGTTTTGGGCCTATTTAGCCGATCTATTGGTTATCGGAAGTTTGAACCGGATTTTGATTCATCCCATCTTCAAATTTTATGAAGGGACAGATGATCTCTGGTTTTCAGCAGAGGGCTTCTTAACAGGGGTCGTATTCTTCTTATACTTTGTTTTGATGACCAAATTCTTGAACCAAACCCTTGGCAAGATGATTTTTGGACTGAAAGTCGTTGCATTGAAGGATGAGAAAAAAAACATTTCATGGGGTACGATATTGTTCAGGGAGCTAATTGGCCGCTATATTTCAAAAGTCACTTGGATTGGCTATCTCTTGGCAGGCCTATTACCGAAGAAACAGGCTTTGCATGATGTCTTTGCAGACACGGGCGTTGTGTTGATCAGAAGATGA
- the pdxA gene encoding 4-hydroxythreonine-4-phosphate dehydrogenase PdxA, translated as MRPIIGITMGDAAGIGPEIIVKALAHVEVYQQCRPLIIGDAKIIEKVKPIVGFEGMVHAIKDPAEAKYEFGSLDVLDLDILPLDLPFGEVSAIAGDGAFQYLAKAIDLAKEKKIHSICTAPLNKEALHKGGHMYPGHTEILADLTGTDDFSMMLTTPNLKVIHLTTHMGLIEAIESINPERTYRVIKLAHETLTKAGFQNPSIAVCGINPHAGENGLFGNGEEEEKLMPGIERAQGEGINVSGPLPADTLFFRAGRGDFDIVIACYHDQGHAPIKVMGIEAGVNITVGLKGGIVRTSVDHGTAFDIAGKNIADEKSMLAAIQSAIELAPKQ; from the coding sequence ATGAGACCCATTATCGGAATTACTATGGGAGATGCGGCGGGAATTGGCCCGGAAATTATAGTAAAAGCATTGGCTCACGTTGAGGTGTATCAACAGTGCAGGCCGCTTATTATCGGAGATGCGAAAATAATAGAAAAGGTAAAGCCTATCGTAGGCTTTGAGGGGATGGTGCATGCCATAAAAGATCCTGCAGAGGCAAAGTATGAGTTCGGTTCGCTAGATGTTCTGGATTTGGATATCCTACCTTTGGATCTTCCGTTTGGAGAGGTTTCTGCAATAGCAGGAGACGGTGCCTTTCAATACTTGGCAAAGGCCATCGACTTGGCAAAGGAGAAGAAGATTCATTCAATTTGTACCGCCCCTTTGAATAAAGAAGCGCTTCACAAAGGTGGTCATATGTATCCTGGCCATACAGAGATTCTTGCTGACCTTACAGGTACAGATGACTTTTCGATGATGCTAACTACTCCCAATTTAAAGGTCATCCATCTGACGACTCATATGGGGCTGATTGAAGCTATCGAAAGCATTAATCCTGAGCGGACGTACAGAGTGATTAAGCTTGCACATGAAACGCTGACAAAGGCGGGCTTCCAAAACCCAAGCATTGCCGTTTGTGGTATAAACCCTCATGCAGGGGAAAATGGCTTATTTGGAAATGGTGAAGAAGAAGAGAAATTAATGCCTGGAATAGAAAGGGCACAGGGTGAGGGAATCAATGTAAGCGGGCCGCTTCCTGCAGATACATTGTTCTTCAGGGCTGGCCGTGGAGATTTTGATATTGTCATTGCCTGTTATCATGATCAGGGACATGCCCCTATAAAGGTTATGGGAATTGAGGCTGGGGTCAATATTACAGTAGGGCTCAAAGGCGGCATTGTCCGAACTTCCGTAGATCATGGTACAGCCTTTGATATCGCTGGGAAGAACATCGCTGATGAAAAAAGTATGCTTGCGGCCATTCAGTCAGCAATTGAATTAGCTCCAAAGCAATAA
- a CDS encoding DUF2953 domain-containing protein: MKWLLLIMGILILVLLIVVFTKVRVSIDYKRVQTNDLIHIKLSAWYGLFHYTFKVPVIKMDDDSAAVVVKEEQEMNGKTEKEEMKKYTAEDLRDGFADSLEMLQHIIGFHGIVRQFTGKVQVKKFTWHSMVGTKNAAHTGVLTGACWALKGSIIGLLTTYFNFRIMPSYSITPDFQRWQANTSISCILQFRIGQAMVTGIKLLRYWKGGKPHFKSRKLAKLSGDSNKQSF; encoded by the coding sequence ATGAAGTGGCTTTTGTTGATTATGGGTATCCTCATTTTGGTGCTGCTAATTGTTGTTTTCACTAAAGTAAGAGTGTCGATCGACTACAAACGTGTCCAAACGAATGACCTAATACATATTAAATTATCAGCTTGGTATGGGCTTTTTCACTATACATTCAAGGTTCCAGTCATCAAAATGGATGATGACTCGGCAGCTGTAGTAGTAAAGGAAGAGCAAGAAATGAACGGAAAAACCGAAAAGGAAGAAATGAAAAAATACACGGCCGAAGATTTGCGTGACGGATTCGCAGACAGTCTGGAGATGCTTCAGCATATAATCGGATTTCATGGGATCGTCCGTCAATTCACAGGGAAAGTCCAAGTCAAAAAATTCACCTGGCATAGTATGGTCGGTACTAAAAACGCTGCACACACCGGTGTTTTAACTGGAGCATGCTGGGCACTTAAAGGTTCAATCATCGGTTTGCTGACAACCTATTTCAACTTCCGGATCATGCCCTCCTATTCCATTACACCCGACTTTCAGAGATGGCAGGCAAACACGTCGATTTCCTGCATATTACAATTTAGAATCGGGCAGGCTATGGTGACTGGAATAAAACTGCTTCGTTATTGGAAAGGCGGAAAGCCGCATTTCAAGTCCAGGAAATTAGCGAAGCTATCAGGTGATTCCAATAAACAATCGTTCTAG
- the sppA gene encoding signal peptide peptidase SppA: MNGKRWAALGIAAVLFFVSIAVGAATTLFTADTENIIDELFASESAFYEEVIEGDDYSNVIAVFDVEGTIQDTGEASLLSSATYNHRAFMDKLKMAEENDDIKGIILRVNSPGGGVVESAEIYDKILDIKKVKKPVYVSMGSMAASGGYYISAPADKIYASPETMTGSLGVIMHGYNYEKLAKKYGVEFETIKSGPHKDIMSPTREMTGEEREILQNMINNSYDQFVKVIADGRGMTEKEVREIADGRIYDGRQAKENHLIDDFGHLDDVIAAMKTDIGKKDAQVIRYTDEAGFGSLFSMGAQKMLGNDVETAVLTKILSSSNSPRLMYLYAE, translated from the coding sequence ATGAATGGAAAGCGTTGGGCGGCACTTGGAATCGCAGCCGTTTTATTTTTTGTCTCTATTGCTGTAGGGGCGGCTACGACTCTATTTACAGCGGATACGGAAAATATCATTGATGAACTATTTGCTTCCGAAAGTGCATTTTACGAGGAAGTCATAGAAGGTGATGATTACTCAAATGTTATTGCCGTATTTGATGTAGAGGGCACGATTCAAGATACAGGAGAAGCCTCATTACTTAGTTCAGCAACATATAATCACCGTGCCTTCATGGATAAGCTGAAGATGGCAGAGGAAAATGATGATATCAAAGGAATCATCCTTCGGGTGAATTCTCCAGGCGGCGGTGTCGTCGAAAGTGCAGAGATCTATGACAAGATCCTTGATATCAAGAAAGTGAAAAAACCTGTCTATGTTTCCATGGGGTCAATGGCGGCTTCCGGTGGATATTATATTTCTGCACCAGCGGATAAGATATACGCCAGCCCAGAAACGATGACGGGTTCACTTGGCGTCATCATGCATGGGTATAATTACGAGAAGCTGGCCAAGAAGTATGGTGTTGAGTTCGAAACCATCAAAAGCGGACCACACAAAGATATTATGAGCCCGACCCGGGAAATGACTGGGGAAGAACGTGAAATACTGCAAAATATGATTAATAATTCTTATGATCAATTTGTAAAAGTGATTGCAGACGGACGCGGTATGACAGAGAAGGAAGTAAGGGAAATAGCCGATGGCCGCATTTATGATGGACGTCAGGCTAAAGAAAACCATCTAATCGATGATTTCGGCCATTTGGATGATGTAATTGCCGCGATGAAAACTGATATCGGTAAAAAGGATGCTCAAGTAATCCGTTATACAGATGAGGCAGGTTTCGGTTCATTATTCAGTATGGGTGCACAAAAAATGTTGGGAAATGATGTGGAAACGGCAGTCTTGACAAAAATCCTTTCCTCTTCAAATTCTCCACGCTTAATGTATTTGTATGCGGAATAG
- a CDS encoding four-carbon acid sugar kinase family protein: MKLAIIADDLTGANDSGVQLARHGLKTTVLFGLDEENVRNYDAVVFDTDSRSLERQDAYDKVKAAADFLKRAGFSTIFKKLDSTMRGNIGAEIDAMYDAIKPDLVMIAPGYPKNGRSILDSTHYLNGIPLGETEISQDPKTPVTKSYLPELIGAQTSHQIGTITVKDLEKGKNHVNDKLKGFTEDSITYIIIDATEEQHLKDILNYTKEMNLEVAWAGSAGIANYLPDHYSIPHKENRLNIPISTLPVLTVIGSVNKNSRKQLKKMLEQTQVHAISFESHKAVGDDRERTEEIRRVYHEAIQMAAEGHDVVIYSTAEKPDIEKAWKTGESKGLTHTQVSNEIVKAIGTVCSVLLEKQYFKGVTMTGGDTAKQICNLWDVKGFELLDELEIGVPISKFLGNDAIYVVTKAGGFGSEDVFIHAMNKLKGENA; encoded by the coding sequence ATGAAATTAGCGATCATCGCGGATGATTTAACGGGTGCCAATGATAGCGGTGTCCAATTAGCTCGACATGGTCTTAAAACGACCGTACTATTTGGGTTGGATGAAGAAAATGTAAGGAATTATGATGCCGTCGTATTTGATACGGACAGCCGCTCCCTGGAGAGGCAAGATGCTTACGATAAAGTCAAGGCAGCAGCAGATTTTCTAAAGCGGGCTGGCTTCTCAACGATCTTCAAAAAGCTAGATTCGACAATGCGCGGAAATATCGGTGCTGAAATTGATGCCATGTATGATGCTATAAAACCGGATTTAGTCATGATTGCTCCAGGATATCCTAAAAATGGAAGATCCATTCTGGATTCTACCCACTATTTAAATGGTATTCCTCTTGGAGAAACAGAGATTTCCCAGGATCCAAAAACGCCTGTGACAAAATCATATCTGCCAGAGTTGATTGGTGCCCAGACATCACATCAAATTGGTACAATTACAGTGAAGGATTTGGAAAAAGGCAAAAACCATGTGAACGATAAGTTAAAAGGGTTTACAGAGGATTCGATAACGTATATCATCATCGATGCAACTGAAGAGCAGCATTTGAAGGACATATTGAATTATACAAAAGAAATGAATCTTGAAGTGGCCTGGGCGGGATCGGCAGGGATCGCCAATTACCTGCCTGACCATTATTCCATTCCACACAAGGAAAATCGATTGAATATCCCTATTTCAACTTTGCCGGTTCTTACAGTGATCGGAAGTGTAAATAAGAATTCACGGAAACAATTGAAAAAAATGTTGGAACAGACCCAGGTACATGCGATATCATTCGAGTCCCATAAAGCTGTAGGGGACGACCGGGAAAGAACAGAGGAAATCAGGAGAGTCTATCATGAGGCCATCCAAATGGCAGCAGAAGGGCACGATGTTGTCATTTATTCCACTGCAGAAAAACCAGATATTGAAAAGGCTTGGAAAACAGGCGAATCTAAAGGACTTACTCATACTCAGGTCAGTAACGAGATTGTGAAAGCGATTGGAACAGTATGTTCTGTCCTGTTAGAGAAACAATATTTTAAAGGTGTGACAATGACCGGCGGCGATACAGCCAAGCAAATATGCAATCTATGGGATGTAAAAGGTTTCGAATTGCTGGATGAACTGGAAATAGGAGTTCCTATCTCCAAATTCTTAGGTAATGACGCTATTTATGTCGTCACGAAAGCTGGAGGATTTGGTTCAGAGGACGTATTTATCCATGCGATGAATAAGTTGAAAGGGGAGAATGCTTGA
- the ytfJ gene encoding GerW family sporulation protein, whose amino-acid sequence MSDHPIQGLMKEAMENLKEMVDVNTIIGDPVETPDGSVILTVSKVGFGFAAGGSEFVMDGNHQGQQGDSKQPFGGGSGGGVSITPIAFLIVGSHGVKMIHLDEGTHLLEKMMDLAPQVVDKIQSMLSKKDSNQKQGSNQGGSQPAVKRYQEPKQDIDF is encoded by the coding sequence ATGTCAGATCATCCGATCCAAGGTTTAATGAAAGAAGCGATGGAAAATCTGAAAGAAATGGTCGATGTGAACACGATCATCGGAGATCCGGTGGAAACTCCGGATGGAAGTGTCATTTTAACCGTATCCAAAGTTGGATTTGGTTTTGCAGCCGGTGGCAGCGAATTTGTTATGGATGGTAACCATCAAGGACAGCAAGGTGATTCCAAGCAGCCTTTTGGAGGAGGTAGCGGCGGTGGGGTTTCCATAACACCAATTGCCTTTTTAATTGTCGGTTCCCATGGGGTGAAAATGATTCATCTGGATGAAGGGACGCACCTTCTCGAAAAAATGATGGATTTAGCTCCACAAGTCGTCGATAAGATTCAGTCCATGCTATCCAAGAAAGACAGTAATCAAAAGCAAGGAAGTAATCAAGGCGGCAGTCAACCAGCTGTAAAGAGGTACCAAGAACCTAAACAGGATATAGATTTCTAA
- a CDS encoding NAD kinase → MNTRRNIYFFHAPNAEMLSKVEYLSDLAKQHSYEVIQDFTKANIIVSIGDDGTFLQAARKTGFRDDCLYAGISTTGNLNMYCDFHLEDSDKMIDAMTREQIEVRKYPTIDIQLDDQPSFYALNELSIRSSITKTFIMDIFIDELHFETFRGDGIIIATPTGSTAYNKSVNGAVVDPLLPCFQVSELASINNNTYRTLGSSFILSGDKTLTVHLEQNGPSYPIIGMDNEALSIDHVEKVKVRLSGKVIKTVKLKDNSFWEKVKRTFL, encoded by the coding sequence ATGAACACTCGAAGGAATATTTATTTTTTCCATGCACCGAATGCAGAGATGCTTAGCAAGGTTGAATACTTGTCAGACTTGGCGAAGCAACATTCGTATGAAGTCATCCAGGATTTCACAAAAGCAAACATCATCGTAAGCATCGGTGATGACGGCACATTCCTGCAGGCAGCCCGTAAAACCGGGTTCAGGGATGACTGTTTATATGCAGGCATTTCCACCACAGGTAACTTGAATATGTATTGCGATTTCCACTTGGAAGACAGTGATAAAATGATCGATGCCATGACAAGAGAGCAAATCGAGGTGCGTAAATATCCAACCATCGATATCCAATTGGACGATCAGCCCTCCTTTTATGCCCTTAATGAACTCAGTATCCGGTCTTCCATCACCAAAACGTTCATCATGGATATTTTCATTGATGAACTCCATTTTGAAACTTTTCGCGGGGACGGAATCATCATTGCGACTCCGACAGGAAGCACCGCCTATAATAAATCGGTCAATGGGGCCGTTGTCGATCCCCTTCTCCCTTGCTTTCAAGTGAGCGAGCTTGCTTCCATCAATAATAATACCTATCGGACCTTAGGTTCCTCATTCATCCTAAGCGGTGATAAGACGTTGACAGTCCACCTTGAACAAAACGGACCAAGTTATCCGATCATCGGAATGGACAATGAAGCCTTAAGCATCGACCATGTCGAAAAGGTAAAGGTCCGGTTAAGCGGTAAAGTCATCAAGACCGTTAAGCTAAAAGACAATTCCTTTTGGGAAAAGGTTAAAAGGACCTTTCTATAA
- a CDS encoding sigma-54-dependent transcriptional regulator has product MKVHIIAPYESMIPIIKACVPLYPDLEIGYSIGDLEKGVELAKMEEENGADAIISRGGTAKLIKRSVNIPVIDMHLSGYDMIRSLTLASELKDKTAIVGFSNITSGAQSIIDLLDLPLQVYTVRESKDVAPLILTLKNEGYKQIVGDVITINTTISYGMKGFLIQSGKESIIRAINDAREMITYLQYKSDINRMFERLLVKEVHNIVILNSDNQIVYEHLTDFDSNPLSDDQYRTMNGEVNVSKQLHTSFSQDGSSIEVDGFWHDGLYSSYGVYVLDASPVKRFDQKGVQIKAASISEPIAMDTVLINNVTALYKNHEIIQLKGNRGTGKEFLVNQIHNEQTKNGKLLIIDFEEFKEADLNKLPLEHIRTITLKNIDCLQDYEPLREFLSTCCRKNLSIFIVSNVQINEAIAGNFAINTIHMQDLSQRKSDIGNLTKFFLSYYHQTYGTTAMNIKSDALALLEEYSYPNNIDDLKQLIKQIALNEKEYVIRKETIEKIIADNNIPTDIFVSQKATLKEMEKYIIQRVLKEENYNQTKTAERLGINRATLWRKLKE; this is encoded by the coding sequence ATGAAAGTACATATCATTGCCCCGTATGAATCAATGATTCCAATTATAAAAGCGTGTGTGCCTCTTTATCCAGATTTAGAAATAGGGTATTCGATAGGCGACTTGGAAAAGGGTGTCGAACTTGCGAAAATGGAAGAGGAAAACGGAGCGGATGCCATAATCAGCAGGGGAGGAACGGCCAAGTTAATTAAGAGGTCCGTCAATATTCCAGTGATCGACATGCACCTTTCCGGTTATGATATGATTCGTTCCCTGACATTAGCCAGTGAGCTTAAAGATAAAACGGCCATCGTAGGATTTTCTAACATAACATCAGGCGCCCAATCGATTATCGACTTATTGGACCTTCCTTTACAGGTATATACGGTCCGTGAATCAAAAGATGTAGCTCCTCTCATTTTGACTTTGAAAAACGAGGGTTATAAACAGATCGTTGGTGATGTGATTACAATAAATACAACCATCTCTTATGGAATGAAAGGATTCCTCATTCAATCGGGAAAGGAATCAATCATAAGGGCCATCAATGATGCTAGGGAAATGATTACCTATCTTCAATACAAAAGCGACATCAATAGGATGTTTGAAAGGCTTTTAGTCAAAGAAGTCCATAATATCGTCATTTTAAATAGTGATAATCAAATCGTCTATGAGCATTTAACGGATTTTGACTCCAACCCATTGAGCGATGATCAATATAGAACCATGAATGGAGAAGTGAACGTAAGTAAGCAGCTTCATACCAGTTTTTCACAGGATGGCAGCAGTATAGAGGTGGACGGCTTTTGGCATGATGGTTTGTACTCGTCATATGGGGTTTATGTATTAGATGCGAGTCCTGTGAAACGATTCGATCAAAAAGGTGTGCAGATCAAGGCAGCTTCTATATCAGAACCGATTGCCATGGATACCGTTCTGATAAATAATGTAACAGCACTCTATAAGAACCATGAAATCATTCAATTAAAAGGAAATCGAGGGACGGGTAAAGAGTTTCTTGTAAATCAAATACATAATGAACAAACAAAAAATGGAAAGCTCCTTATAATTGATTTCGAAGAATTCAAGGAAGCCGATCTTAACAAGTTGCCTCTTGAGCATATCCGCACCATAACTTTGAAGAATATCGATTGTCTACAGGATTATGAACCATTAAGAGAATTTCTAAGCACTTGCTGCAGAAAAAATCTATCGATATTCATTGTATCAAATGTTCAAATCAACGAAGCCATTGCTGGAAATTTTGCAATAAACACGATTCATATGCAGGATTTATCGCAACGTAAGAGCGATATAGGAAACTTAACGAAATTCTTCTTATCCTATTATCATCAAACGTATGGAACGACAGCTATGAATATAAAAAGTGATGCCCTTGCTCTTCTGGAAGAGTATTCGTATCCTAACAACATCGACGATTTAAAACAGTTAATTAAGCAAATAGCCTTAAATGAAAAAGAGTATGTGATACGAAAGGAAACCATTGAGAAAATAATAGCAGATAATAACATTCCGACTGATATCTTCGTTTCACAAAAAGCGACGCTAAAAGAAATGGAAAAGTATATCATTCAGCGAGTTCTGAAAGAGGAAAATTATAATCAAACGAAAACTGCCGAACGATTGGGGATCAACCGGGCAACATTATGGCGCAAACTTAAAGAATGA